Within Paeniglutamicibacter psychrophenolicus, the genomic segment ATGGACGAAACCACTGCAACGCGCGGCGCCGCGGAAGCCGCCAGCGCCGGCAGCAGGCCTTCAAGAAATGACGTCACGCCAAAGAAATTCACCGACACGGTAAAGGCCTTCGGGGCGGAGACCCCTGCCGCGGCGATGATCGCATCGATCCTTCCCCCGCCCGCAGCCAGGGTATCGGCGACCGCGGTTTCGCGTCCCGCTGCGGTGGAGAGGTCGGCATTCACCTCGGTGTTGCGCAGGTCCACGCCAATCACCTTGTGCCCGCGCTCGCGCAGCAATTCGGCGGTTGCGGCTCCAATGCCGGATGCGGATCCCGTGACTACATACGTTCTCATGAAATATGGCCTTCCCGGAGGCCCGCGGGCGGCCAGGGCTTCTTGTCCCACGCTCGTCCCGGATGGGCCAACCTTTCCGATCCCCACGCTACGCCCGGATCCACGGTTCCAGGGGGCCGTTCACCGACAGCTGGAATGATGGCGGAACCAAAAAACCTCTGCTATGTCCGGTTTTCAAACGGCCGGAGCCATCCACGGCGAACCGGTGCCAGCCTGTCGCGTCGCCGCACGCCCCTGGCGGGATTGCCCGATGCCGTGGCCTCCGCGTCTCGCCCGCCATGCCGGACAGGGCGGAGTCTTCCCGGTCCGGTGCTGCGCCTGCGGACCTCCAGCGGGTTCACCAAGCACCACGCGACGAGCGGTTGGTGAAGAGCGATATGAACCCGCCTCCGGCAGCTGCAGCGACCTCCATTGTTCGGCGGTGAGGTCCCTCGGTGCGGGTTCCTCCAACAACCCGCCCCCGGATGCAAGAAACCCCGGTGAGCGGTGCGATCTGTTGATCCGCACCGCTCACCGGGGTTCCAGCGGCATTGCCGCCGAGGGCCTAGAAGCCCTTGCGCAGCGGGTCGAAGTGGCGTGCCACGGACGGCTTTTCCTTGCCCAGGATGCCGGCGGCGATCATCTTGCCGGTCAGCGGGCCCAGGGCCACGCCCCACATGCCGTGTCCGCCGCCAACGTGCACGCGCGGGGAACGGGTCGCGCCGACCAGCGGCATGCCGTCGGCGGTGCAGGGGCGTCCGCCGACCCATTCTTCCTTGCGGCTTTCCCAGTTGATGCCCTTGTAGACCGGGGCCGCCGCGGCGACGATGGCCTCGATGCGCTTGGGCTCCAACGGGTGGTTGGCGTCGCGGAACTCCATGGTGCCGGCGATGCGGAAGCGGTCCCCGAGCGGGGTGCAGGCCACGCGCTGGGACGGGAAGTAGATCGGGTGGGTCGGCATGACCTCGGGCTGGACGGTGAAGGAGTAGCCGCGGCCCGCCTGGACGACGACGTTCACGCCGAACTTCTTGGTCATGTCGTTGAGCCAGGCGCCGGTGGCCATGACCACGTGGTCGGCGGTGATCGAACGGCCCTCGGAGCCGATGACGGTGACCGAGCTGCCGTTGTCACGGATGTCGGTGACGTTGTAGGAACCCACGATGTCGCCGCCGCGGGCGATGACGGACTCGGCGAGGGATTCCATGTACTTCGGCGGGTTCAGGAAGCGCTGGTTCTTGATGGCCACGCCTGCAGCCACGGAATCGGAGAGGGTCGGCTCGATGGCGCGCAGCTCGTCTCCGGTGAGCAGGTCGAACTCGACGTTGCCGCCGGTCTTCTTGATCATGTCGAACTCGTGGAGCAGTCCGTCGCGGTCCTTGAGCGACTTGAAGCCGGTCAGGAACGGGTTGGCCGGCTTGGTCTTCTCGACGACGCCCGGGCCCGCGTTGGTGCCCTCGGCGATCTCGTCGAAGGCGTCCAGCCCGGTGGTGCCGAGCTCGGAGTAGATGCGCATGGCCTCCTGCCACTTCTTCGGGGTGCTGTGCCAGGTGAACCCGATCAGGAAGCGAAGCAGCTTGGCGTTGGCCTTAAGTGGAATGTACAGCGGGGACGCTGGGTCCATCATCATCTTCAGGCCGCTGGAGAAGATGGAGGGTTCGGCGATCGGCAGGGTCAGCGCCGGGGTCAGCCAGCCGGCATTGCCCCACGAAGCACCGGAGGCCACGCCGCCGCGGTCAACGACCGTGACCTTGACGCCTTCTTCCTGCAGGTACCAGGCGGTGGACAGGCCGACGAACCCGGCGCCGACGATGACAACATGCTCAGGCGTCGTTACGCTGGCCATGGTTCACACTCCATTCAAGATTTTTCTAACACTTGGGCTCAACTTTGGCGGGGAATGCGGCGCGAAGCAACGGGACTTCGTTTTTCATCGGTGACGCAGGCCACAGCACCTTGTTGTTTGCATTAAATACGGTAAAGACGATCGTTTATCATTTTTTCTGCGTCGAGTCGTTCGGAGGACGGGTTTCTGACCCGTCACGCGGTGTCTGGCCTGTCTCCATCCTCGGTTGAATCGATCACTTGCGCCAGCGCCAGGGCGCCGACCGGGGCGAAACCGTGCATGTCAACCCCGACGTTGATGCCCCGGCCCGAGACCAGGAAGGCATTGTGGACGTGACCGTGCAGTAACCATGCCCCCTCGTCACGCAACCGGAACTGCGCATAGCGGTCGCCGCCATGGGAATCCCCCGCGTACGGGAAATGGCTGAGCAGCACCTTGCGCCCCGGCACATTTTTCACCGTCGCGGGCAGCTTGACGCGTGCGAAATCCTGCACGGAGGCGAAGCCCGCATCGAGGAACTGCCGGAGGTGGCGCTGCGCCCCGATGCGCCCGGGCCAGCAGGCGTCGTGGTTGCCTGCGACCAGGTGCTTGGTGCCGTGCAGCTCGGAGACGATCTCGAGCCCGCGGGCCTTGTCACCCAGGGCCCAGTCCCCCAGCACCCAGACAGTGTCCGCGGCGCCCACCACCTGGTTCCACCTCCGGATGATCTCGGCATCCATTTCGGCGACGTCGGCAAAGGGCCTGTGGCAGGACTCGATGATGCGGGCATGTCCGAAGTGGGTATCGGAGGTAAACCAGGTGCTTCCCATTGTTTCCGCCTCTTTCCCCGCCACCCGGACGTTCCCGGCGGGTTTCAGCCCACAGGCCCACTGCGGCCATTTTGGCTCCGTGGCGTGGGTGCCCGCCTTTAGACTATTGACATGTCTTCCGTTGCACCACTGCTCAACTCCACCACACTGATCCGTGAGCTTGTCGGACCACTCAGCCTGGATCGCGGGGCGGCCTACGCAAGCCAGGGCAGGGTCCTGGACGTCAACTGGGTCGAGCCCATGGGCATCGTGCGCGCTTCGGTGTTGGGCTCCGGCGGCATGGTCTACCGCACCGCGGTCCATTCCCAGGTGCGCCACGGGCTGCTCATGCCCCAGCTGGGAATCTGCACCTGCCCGGTGGGCTCGAACTGCAAGCACGCCGCGGCCGCGCTTTTCGCCTACATGTGGGACGAGACAAACTACGAGGATCCCGATCCGCGTGCCCCGTGGGAGCGCACGCTGGACTCGCTCATCGGGGACGGCGGTGCCGCCGGGCAGGAAACCGAGCAGCGCACCCTGGGGCTTCAATTTGAGCTGCGCCCGAAGACCCTGCAGCGCTACCAGGCCTCGGCCATGGCCAAGATCAAGGACGGGACCATCCCGCACACCTCCAAGCTGGAGTTGCTGCTGCGCCCGGTCCAGCTCAACGACAAGGGCCGCTGGGTCTCGGGCAACCTGGCCTGGCAGCATTTCCGCTACACCCGCACCGGCGGCATCCCGACCCTGCCCTTCGACTACTCCTACGACCCGGACCAGGTCGAGTGGTTCTGCACGCTGCTGCAGCTGAACTCCTTTGTCGCGTGGAACGGGACCCACCTGTCGGCCAGCGATTTCCTGACCCCCATGGTGTGGAACCACCTGGCACGGGCCGCGGCGCTGGGCATCGAACTGCGCGGCCAGTCGGCAAAATCCTCGGTCCGGGTGCACGATCCGGTCGCGGTCCGCACCGACATCGCCTCCGAGGGCAAGAAGCTGCGGATCCGTCCCTCGGTCGATGTGCTGCCGCCGGACTTCGACAGCGACTTCCTCGGCGCCGTGGCCGACCACGGGGTCTTCTGGTGGGACACCACCGAGGGCATGAAGAACGTGGACCTGCACCTGGCGCCCTCCCGCGCCAAGCTCCCCGCATTGGTCACCGGCCTGCTGGCCACCGACAAGAAGGTCACCATCCCGGCCAACGGGCGGGAAAACTTTGAGCAGGAGTACCTGCCCAAGCTCGCCAAGGCCTCCGAGCTCTCCTCGATCGACCACTCCGTCGAGGTGCCGACCTCGCTGGAACCAGTCATGCTGCTGCGCGTCGAGCACTTCGCCGGCCAGCAGAACCCGGTCCGCAAGCAAAAGAAGGACGAAACCTCGGTCCCGGGCATCAACCTGCATTGGGGCTATTCCTACGGCAACCACCAGGTGCCCCTGGAGCTGGTGGCGGGAACCGAACGCAACCCCAAGGCCGAGCTGGCCATGCAACGCGAAGTCGCCGCAGCGATCGCCTCTTTCCCCCAGGCCTATGCCGATGCCTTCGCCAATCCGCAACGCAACGTTGCCGCCACCCGGGTCGCACCGCGCCTGCATGGCGTCGCGGCGGCACGGTTCATCACCGAGGCGCTGCCGGCATTGCAGGCCCTGGAAAACCTGCGGGTACACATCGACGGCGAACAGCCGGAGTTCGAGGAACTCACCTCCAACCCGCTAATCACCATCTCGACCGAGAACACCGAAACCAACGACTGGTTCGACCTGGGCGTCGAAGTCGCGATCGACGGCAACAAGGTCCCGTTCACCGAGCTCTTCCAGGCACTGGCGCACGGCGATGAATACCTGATGCTGCCCGACGGCAAGTACTTTGCCCTGGACCGCCCGGAATACGAGCAGCTGCGCCGGCTCATCGAGGAGGCCCGCGCACTGTCGGACGCCACAAGCGACGGCACCATACGGATTTCCAAGCACCAGGCCTCGCTCTGGGAAGACCTCAAGGACATCGCCACCAACGTCGAGGCGTCGGCCGCGTGGAAGCACTCCACCGAGGGACTGAGCAACATCCTCGAGGTCGACCACGCCCCGCTGCCGGCCGGCATCGACGCCACGCTGCGCCCCTACCAGCTCGAGGGCTTCGAATGGCTCTCCTTCCTCTACGACAACGGGCTGGGCGGGGTGCTCGCCGACGACATGGGACTGGGCAAGACGCTGCAGACCCTGGCGCTGATCCAGCACGCCAAGGACAACCACGACGAGTCGACCGGAAAGATGCCGCCGTTCCTGGTGGTGGCCCCGACCTCCGTGGTCTCCAACTGGACCGCCGAGGCGGCACGCTTCGCCCCGAACCTGCGCAGCGTCTACATGACCGAGACCGTGCGCCGCGGCGGGGTCCCCGCCCACGAGATCGCCGCCGAGGTCGACATCATGATCACCTCTTACGGCCTGTTCCGCATCGACCAGGACGAATACGCAGCCACCAGGTTCTCCGGGCTGATCCTGGACGAGGCGCAATTCGTGAAGAACCCCGCCACGCAGGCCTCCAAGCAGGCCCGCGACTTCCCGACGCCCTTCAAGCTCGCGATCACCGGCACCCCCATGGAGAACAACCTCTCCGAGCTCTGGTCGATGTTCGCCATTGCCGCCCCGGGGCTCTTCCCCGCACTCAAGCGCTTCGACGAGACCTACCGCAAGCCCATCGAGAAGGACGGCGACAACGAGGCCCTCAAGCGCCTGCGCCGCCGGATCCGCCCGCTGATGCTGCGGCGCACCAAGGAACTGGTGGCCACGGACCTGCCCGAGAAGCAGGAGCAGATCCTGGAGCTCGACCTGGCGCCCAAGCACCGGGTCATCTACCAGCGGCACCTGCAGCGCGAACGCCAGAAGGTGCTGGGCATGCTCGAGGACATGGACAAGAACCGCTTTGCGGTGTTCTCCTCGCTGACCAAGCTGCGCCAGCTGTCCCTGGATGCCTCGCTCATCGACGAGGAGTACGCCTCCGTTCCCAGCAGCAAGCTCGACGCCCTGCTCGAGCAGCTCGAGGACCTCACCGCCGAGGGCCACAACGCCCTGGTCTTCAGCCAATTCACCTCGTTTCTGTCCAAGGCCAGCGACCGGCTCACCGAGGCCGGGATCGAGCACGCCTACCTGGACGGCTCGACCACCAAGCGCGCCAAGGTCATCGAGTCCTTCACCTCCGGCAAGGTCAAGGTGTTCCTGATTTCGCTGAAGGCCGGCGGGTTCGGCCTGAACCTCACCCAGGCCGACTACTGCTTCCTGATGGATCCGTGGTGGAACCCGGCCTCGGAGAACCAGGCCGTGGACCGTGCCCACCGTATCGGGCAGAAGCGCAACGTCATGGTCTACCGGATGGTTTCCAAGAACACCATCGAGGAAAAGGTCATGGCGCTGAAGGACAAGAAGGCCAAGCTCTTCACCGCGGTCCTCGACGACGATGCCGCCTTTGCCTCGGCGATCAGCGCCGACGACGTTCGCTCGCTCTTCGCGGATTAGCACGGAGCCGGAAGGCACCACCCAAGTAGCACCCAGAATTTTCCAAGCCCAGAGGGGGACGACACCAACATGTCGAAATCAAAATCCGCCGGCACGCCACGCAGCGGGCACCCGGGACGCAACCCAAGCGCCGGCGCCTCCAAGTTCGAGGACCAGGTCCGCACGGCCATGCGGCCCTACGCCGCGCAATTGCGTGCCTTCTTCAACCAGCGCCACACCCCGGACGACTCCGAGGCCGGCGTCGAGGGCCTGGTCACCCTGCTGACGGTCCATGCCCGGCTGCGCGGGAAGGTGGCGGTGTCCGAGCTCGACCATGACGCGCTGGCCATCCAGTTCACGGACCTGCGCGAGCTTGGCGACGAGGTCGCCGTCGCGTGCGCCGCCATGCTGCGCGAGTTCATGCTCTTTTTGGCCGAAACCGGCCGTTGGAGCGGAGAGGTGGAGGAATTCAAGGCCGTCTTCGACCTGCTGTCGGCCCAGGGCGGCCAATCCCCCGTTGTGGTTCACGAGCTTGACGAAGCCAGCGCGGACGAGCGCTGGGCCAAGCTGCCGATGGTGGCCACGGCTCGGGCTTTGCTGGCCTGGGTGGGTGAGGGCCGCGAGGTGGCAGAGGACGGATTGCTGCTGCCCACCGACCTGGTTTCGGCCGCCGCGGCCGTCGGGCTCGAGGTCCGCCTGGACCCGGAATCCGAGGATGCACGGCCGGGCTGGGTGCCCGAGGCCGGATCCTCGGTTGCCACATTGGCTCAGCTTCCGAAACTGGGCACCTATTGGGATGCGCTGTTGCGTGCCGGGGTACTGAGCTTCCAAAAGGGAAGGGCACTTCCCAACCCGGTGGTGGCCGAGGCGTTGAACGCCGATTCGGGATTCAGCGCCCGCGGGGCGAAGGACCTGGTGGCCGAGGGACTCTACGCCCACATCCTGCTCAATGCCGTGGGTCCGGATGCGGACCACACCGTCACGCAGATGACCGCCGCGTTGCTGGCCAAGGCCGGATCGGCGAATCCCCCGCGCACCGAGGCAGCCTTTTCGATTCCCGCAGCCGGGGAGCTGGAGCCGGAACAGGCCCACCTGCAGCCGCTCTTCGCAAAGACCGTGCCGGCCGCCGAGGCCCTGCTGCGTGCCGCCGAGGCCGAGGGACTCGTGCGCATCGGCAAGCACATCCGCGTGCCGCGCGTGCTTCGCGCCCCGCTGTAACGTGCGCTGACCCGGGTGGCCGAAGAGGTCTTGGCCTAGGTTCCAATGCTTAACGTCGTGGGGCGGTGAAGATGCCTGGCATCTTCACCGCCCCACGACGTTCTTGCTTCGGGCTTGGCCGGATGTCTAGATGCTGGTGGTTGCCACGTCGACGTCCAGGCGCGGCAGGCGATCGAACCACGGGTTCTCGCCGGGGGCGCCCACGTTGACGATGAGGAACGCGTGGTTGGCGGAGTCCGCGTTGATGACCGAATCCACTCCGGCAGCGTCGAAGCCGCCCATCGGGCCGGCGTGCAGTCCGGCCGCGCGAACGGCCATGATGAAGTAGCCGGCCTGCATCCAGGCATTGTTCTTGGCGATTTCGGCGCGCGAGGCGGCATCCTGGTCGAACATGGCCTTGCGCTCGGGAGCGTGGGGGAAGAACACCGGAAACTGTTCGTGCCAGTCGGCGTCGTAGCTAAGCACCGCAAGCGCCGGGGCGGCCAGGGACTTGGCCCGGTTCCCTTCCATCATCTTGGCGACGACTGCCTCGCGGGCCTCGGCGCTCTTGACCCAGGTGATGCGCAGCGGCTGGTTGTTCATCATCGTCGGGCCCATTTTGGTGAGCTCGTAGATGGCATCGAGGGTCTCGTCGGCCACGACTTCCTCGGAGAAGGTGTTTGCGGTGCGGGCTTCAAGGAAGAGCTTGTCTGCGGTGTCGGCATCGATCGACAGTTGGTCGTACACGGTTGCGGCGGTTTCAACGCTCATCTGGGGGTGTTCTCCTTGCGGTTCTTCGGCGGCTTCCTACCAGGCAGAACCGCCACAGCCACGGGAAGCATTCCCTCGGGGCCTGTGAAGCGCATCACCCGCCGGGCCAATCACCGGAAAATCGGGGCAACCATGAGCTTAAACATCAGCACGCCCGACGACGCCGATGGTGGCTTCTCTTGGGGTAGAAGCGACCTAGGAACCTTCAATGCCAAATGCTCCTTGGGGGAAAGCATTTGACGTGATTCCTGTGCTGCGAACCAACTTGGGGGCTCGGTTCGCGGGGCTGGCGTCGTCTGGCGTGCTGGAAATGAGTTCTGGAAACGCCACTCGCAAAACGTTCCTAGTTCCCATCAATCGGCCATTCCGCCGATGTAGTACCTACTCTATCCACTCGGACGAGCGCTGCACATTAGACCTTTGGCCATACTTGATGAGGTAACCTCACAATTGGTCCGAGGCCTCGGAGGTGTCCTCGGAAGCCTTGAGGTCTTGGTCGATGGTGGTGGCCGGGAGTTCGGCACGCACCACCCAATCGCCGCGGACTCGCTTGGCGGAGAGGGTGCCGCCGAAGGCCGCCATCCGGTCGGACATGCCGACGATGCCCGAGCTGTGCCCGCCAACGTCGAAACCTTGGTCCATGACGTGGCGGGGTAGCGAGTTGGCAATTTCCAGCCATACCCGGTCCCCGACCACGAGTGCCTCAATGCGACATGCGGCATGCGGCTCCGCATGCTTGACGATATTCGTCGTGGATTCCTGCAGAACCCTATATAGCGCGGCCTGCGCGGACTGCGGCAAGCCAGCAAGCCTCGGATCGGCCATGGTCTTCGTCGGATGGCCAAGATCAATCAGCCGCTCGGCAAACACCTCGACACCGATGAGGATCTCTAGGCTGCTGGCTGCATTTCCCGCCGAGTCAACGAGTGATCCGTCCACGCGGGTCGCGGACCCGTCCGATCGCAGGACGTTGAGCATGACGCGGAGGTCCTGCAGCGCCTCCTTCGAGGTATTCCCAATGACCTTGAGCGCGGCCTGGGCAACGGCGGGATCCCCCGAAAAACCTGCGGCCTTGGCCTGCATGGAAATCACGGTGATGTCATGGGCCACGATGTCGTGCAGGTCTCTGGCAATGGCCTTGCGCTCGGCCTCCACGGCTTCTTGCTGCTTGCGGCGCAGGTCTTCGATGCGTCGTCTGTCGGACTCACGCTGATCTTGGTACTTTCGAGCGAAAAGTGCCACAAAATAGGCCACTGCTAGCAACGGCACGAGAATAATCAGGAAACCCACGTCATAGGATCTGACAACGATGATCAGGATGGCCCAGAGTCCAGTTATACATAGGTACCTGAAAGCAAACCTGCGAGTTTCCACCAAACTAATCAGACCGACCAGTAGGGGAACCACGAGCAGCGAGAAAAGATAGGCGCCCGTAAAAACGGTCAGCGCCATGGCAACAATTGAGACGATGACTGCGTACCGCGCCCGGACCCAAAGCAGTCCAATAGAAAGAGTGTAGGTTGCGTTGACGCTGGCTTCAGTCGCACGCCGCTGAAATCTAACCGGGTCGGATTCGCTGACAAGGCTCACAATATCGGTGACGAAAAGCAGTGCGACAACACAGCTGGCCACCAGGAGAATCGTCCTTCCCAAAGTGGAGGACGACTTCTCGCTAGCGACTTCAGAGTCAGAAACGGTTGGATTCACCGCTCTATTCTCACCCAAAGTAGGACTCATTCCTATGAGCCCCGAGTTCTACCTAGGGCATGCCGCACCGAGGTAACGGCACAGCCAATCATTGAATGCATCAGATGCACCGGCAGGCGAAGCAACCGGGAGAGAAGAGCCTTGGGATATGGGACCTGAGACAACGGCAGCCTGAGCAGGGATGGCGGCCGGCAGCAACAGGGCAGCGGACATGGTTACAGCAGCGAAGATACGAGTTTTACGAGTCATGTTGCTCATTCTTGCACTTATTTCCATAAGTCAACAGGTGTTTTCCCAAAAGTTCATGTTGTTGACCATCAAAGACGCTGATTACCCAAAAGCTCACTAGACTCAAGGCTGTGACCGACATCCAAGTTCTCGTGGTTGATAACGAACCACTCATGCGCCAAGCCCTCAAAATCATCCTTGAAGCCGCCCCGGGGTTTCAATGGCTTGGAGAAGCGACAAACGGCATCGAAGCCGTCGACTTCTGCGCGGGCAACAATCCGGATGTAATCCTCATGGACATGCAAATGCCCCGCATGGACGGTGTTGAAGCAACCAGCATCATCACCACAAATTACCCGGGCATTGGCGTACTTGCCATCACCGCATTTTCCTCGGAGGAATACCTGGTCCCGGCTCTTCGCGCAGGAGCCGCTGGTTACCTGGTCAAGGACGCCGAGCCCACGGAAATCCTCGCAGCCATCCAGGCAGTGCAAGACGGAAGCGCGGCGATTTCCGCGTCGGTGTCGCAGGACCTAATTCGCGCAATTCGCGAAGCCCACGACGTAAAGCCCAGCAGTTCCATCGGGCCGAACCCCATGGCTCTGTCCGAGCGGGAGCAGGAAGTCCTCCAACTACTCGCACGGGGCAGAAACAATCCGGAGATGGCCGCAGAATTGCACATTTCCGAGGCAACTGTGAAAGCCCACCTGAGTCGAGTCATGGCAAAATTCGGCGTCCGGGACAGGGTCCAGGCCCTGATTCGTGCCGCCCAATACGGACTGGTCGAGCTTCATATGGACTAACCGGTCGGCGAATGGCTCTGGGGTGCTCCGAGCGCTTCACCACCAACGCCTTGTACGATTCCGAATCCGACCCCTGAACCGTATGTGCGGGGCTTACTTTTGTCTGGAAAACCTTGTAGTTTTTTCCTAAGTTGAACTCCAATTCATAGATTCTCAAAGTTTCGCAAATTTGGTGGTGATTCCCACCTTTCTTGTTGGTCGCCCCCTGCCATCCCATAGGCTCGGGAAATGACAACCGAACAGACAAAGACGAGTACATCACCCCGTGTACACCGGTGGGTCTTCTGGCCCGCGGCCATTATCACCATTGTTTTTGCCACGTTCGCCATGACCATGCCCGGTA encodes:
- a CDS encoding sensor histidine kinase; protein product: MNPTVSDSEVASEKSSSTLGRTILLVASCVVALLFVTDIVSLVSESDPVRFQRRATEASVNATYTLSIGLLWVRARYAVIVSIVAMALTVFTGAYLFSLLVVPLLVGLISLVETRRFAFRYLCITGLWAILIIVVRSYDVGFLIILVPLLAVAYFVALFARKYQDQRESDRRRIEDLRRKQQEAVEAERKAIARDLHDIVAHDITVISMQAKAAGFSGDPAVAQAALKVIGNTSKEALQDLRVMLNVLRSDGSATRVDGSLVDSAGNAASSLEILIGVEVFAERLIDLGHPTKTMADPRLAGLPQSAQAALYRVLQESTTNIVKHAEPHAACRIEALVVGDRVWLEIANSLPRHVMDQGFDVGGHSSGIVGMSDRMAAFGGTLSAKRVRGDWVVRAELPATTIDQDLKASEDTSEASDQL
- a CDS encoding response regulator is translated as MTDIQVLVVDNEPLMRQALKIILEAAPGFQWLGEATNGIEAVDFCAGNNPDVILMDMQMPRMDGVEATSIITTNYPGIGVLAITAFSSEEYLVPALRAGAAGYLVKDAEPTEILAAIQAVQDGSAAISASVSQDLIRAIREAHDVKPSSSIGPNPMALSEREQEVLQLLARGRNNPEMAAELHISEATVKAHLSRVMAKFGVRDRVQALIRAAQYGLVELHMD
- a CDS encoding NAD(P)/FAD-dependent oxidoreductase; the protein is MASVTTPEHVVIVGAGFVGLSTAWYLQEEGVKVTVVDRGGVASGASWGNAGWLTPALTLPIAEPSIFSSGLKMMMDPASPLYIPLKANAKLLRFLIGFTWHSTPKKWQEAMRIYSELGTTGLDAFDEIAEGTNAGPGVVEKTKPANPFLTGFKSLKDRDGLLHEFDMIKKTGGNVEFDLLTGDELRAIEPTLSDSVAAGVAIKNQRFLNPPKYMESLAESVIARGGDIVGSYNVTDIRDNGSSVTVIGSEGRSITADHVVMATGAWLNDMTKKFGVNVVVQAGRGYSFTVQPEVMPTHPIYFPSQRVACTPLGDRFRIAGTMEFRDANHPLEPKRIEAIVAAAAPVYKGINWESRKEEWVGGRPCTADGMPLVGATRSPRVHVGGGHGMWGVALGPLTGKMIAAGILGKEKPSVARHFDPLRKGF
- a CDS encoding metallophosphoesterase family protein — translated: MGSTWFTSDTHFGHARIIESCHRPFADVAEMDAEIIRRWNQVVGAADTVWVLGDWALGDKARGLEIVSELHGTKHLVAGNHDACWPGRIGAQRHLRQFLDAGFASVQDFARVKLPATVKNVPGRKVLLSHFPYAGDSHGGDRYAQFRLRDEGAWLLHGHVHNAFLVSGRGINVGVDMHGFAPVGALALAQVIDSTEDGDRPDTA
- a CDS encoding malonic semialdehyde reductase, with the protein product MSVETAATVYDQLSIDADTADKLFLEARTANTFSEEVVADETLDAIYELTKMGPTMMNNQPLRITWVKSAEAREAVVAKMMEGNRAKSLAAPALAVLSYDADWHEQFPVFFPHAPERKAMFDQDAASRAEIAKNNAWMQAGYFIMAVRAAGLHAGPMGGFDAAGVDSVINADSANHAFLIVNVGAPGENPWFDRLPRLDVDVATTSI
- a CDS encoding SNF2-related protein, whose protein sequence is MSSVAPLLNSTTLIRELVGPLSLDRGAAYASQGRVLDVNWVEPMGIVRASVLGSGGMVYRTAVHSQVRHGLLMPQLGICTCPVGSNCKHAAAALFAYMWDETNYEDPDPRAPWERTLDSLIGDGGAAGQETEQRTLGLQFELRPKTLQRYQASAMAKIKDGTIPHTSKLELLLRPVQLNDKGRWVSGNLAWQHFRYTRTGGIPTLPFDYSYDPDQVEWFCTLLQLNSFVAWNGTHLSASDFLTPMVWNHLARAAALGIELRGQSAKSSVRVHDPVAVRTDIASEGKKLRIRPSVDVLPPDFDSDFLGAVADHGVFWWDTTEGMKNVDLHLAPSRAKLPALVTGLLATDKKVTIPANGRENFEQEYLPKLAKASELSSIDHSVEVPTSLEPVMLLRVEHFAGQQNPVRKQKKDETSVPGINLHWGYSYGNHQVPLELVAGTERNPKAELAMQREVAAAIASFPQAYADAFANPQRNVAATRVAPRLHGVAAARFITEALPALQALENLRVHIDGEQPEFEELTSNPLITISTENTETNDWFDLGVEVAIDGNKVPFTELFQALAHGDEYLMLPDGKYFALDRPEYEQLRRLIEEARALSDATSDGTIRISKHQASLWEDLKDIATNVEASAAWKHSTEGLSNILEVDHAPLPAGIDATLRPYQLEGFEWLSFLYDNGLGGVLADDMGLGKTLQTLALIQHAKDNHDESTGKMPPFLVVAPTSVVSNWTAEAARFAPNLRSVYMTETVRRGGVPAHEIAAEVDIMITSYGLFRIDQDEYAATRFSGLILDEAQFVKNPATQASKQARDFPTPFKLAITGTPMENNLSELWSMFAIAAPGLFPALKRFDETYRKPIEKDGDNEALKRLRRRIRPLMLRRTKELVATDLPEKQEQILELDLAPKHRVIYQRHLQRERQKVLGMLEDMDKNRFAVFSSLTKLRQLSLDASLIDEEYASVPSSKLDALLEQLEDLTAEGHNALVFSQFTSFLSKASDRLTEAGIEHAYLDGSTTKRAKVIESFTSGKVKVFLISLKAGGFGLNLTQADYCFLMDPWWNPASENQAVDRAHRIGQKRNVMVYRMVSKNTIEEKVMALKDKKAKLFTAVLDDDAAFASAISADDVRSLFAD